In Geminocystis sp. NIES-3708, a single window of DNA contains:
- a CDS encoding DUF3370 domain-containing protein translates to MLELLSFFIPINTPIFYSQNVAQNNEIIAEENNILRPLSGQLNKIPVFNSNSPELVLGEGILLSTFPKDNKNHPEAHLNFGFQGRFDIFAHHVAKPSTENDKRTLYLGIIIHNPSSETVTVNTFEAASYLSQPDAPFITLPSKAEGSNIYAGPGSRVMGDILQKKRQETFSSEIIIPAGESKMLLNLPIPVQTLTPPINGRSTYMRLYSSGKVYLASLAMYQDTEDNPPSLSQWQQLLENQSLSSPRDLPPTPPEASGKRIYGRVAGVSEGNLWKTDLTDSSSNQILTIPDSGEAFSYGLSTLIGGTLGTNQVQTAPMLVRYPDTAYSAHGNYGVQYSLTLPLFNPNKENKIVNIAISTPVKQDILGVNFLNPLPTQTFFRGLVQVKYNDDNNIPRLKYFHLVQKRGEKGENLVTLTMPPQSQKLVSVDFLYPPDATPPQILTVTTE, encoded by the coding sequence ATGTTAGAACTTTTATCTTTTTTTATTCCTATCAATACTCCTATTTTTTACAGTCAAAATGTTGCTCAAAATAATGAAATAATTGCTGAAGAAAATAATATTTTACGCCCATTATCCGGACAATTAAATAAAATACCCGTATTTAATAGTAATAGTCCAGAATTAGTATTAGGAGAAGGAATTTTACTTTCTACTTTTCCTAAGGATAACAAAAATCATCCCGAAGCACACTTAAACTTTGGCTTTCAAGGAAGATTTGATATTTTTGCCCATCACGTAGCTAAGCCATCAACAGAAAATGATAAAAGGACTTTATACTTAGGCATTATTATACATAATCCTTCCTCAGAAACTGTAACGGTTAACACATTTGAAGCCGCTAGTTATCTAAGTCAACCCGATGCACCTTTTATAACTTTACCCTCAAAAGCAGAAGGAAGTAACATCTATGCAGGACCAGGTAGTCGAGTTATGGGAGATATTTTACAAAAGAAACGTCAAGAAACATTCTCGTCAGAAATAATAATTCCTGCAGGAGAAAGTAAAATGTTACTAAATTTGCCAATTCCTGTACAAACTTTAACACCGCCCATTAACGGACGTTCTACCTATATGAGATTATATAGTAGTGGGAAAGTATATTTAGCTAGTTTAGCCATGTATCAAGACACTGAAGACAATCCGCCAAGTCTTTCTCAATGGCAACAGCTTTTAGAAAATCAATCATTATCCTCTCCTCGTGACTTACCGCCAACCCCACCAGAAGCATCAGGAAAAAGAATTTATGGCAGAGTGGCAGGAGTTTCTGAGGGTAATTTATGGAAAACTGACTTAACAGATTCTTCTTCAAATCAAATCCTGACGATTCCCGACTCTGGAGAAGCGTTTTCTTATGGTTTAAGTACTTTAATTGGTGGTACATTAGGAACTAATCAAGTTCAAACTGCACCTATGTTAGTGAGATACCCAGACACAGCTTATAGTGCTCACGGTAATTATGGGGTACAGTATAGCCTAACTTTACCCTTATTTAACCCTAACAAAGAAAATAAAATTGTTAATATAGCCATTTCGACACCTGTTAAACAAGATATCCTTGGCGTTAATTTTTTAAATCCTCTGCCGACACAAACATTTTTTCGAGGTTTAGTACAAGTTAAATATAATGATGATAATAACATTCCTCGTTTAAAATACTTTCATTTAGTACAAAAAAGAGGAGAAAAAGGCGAAAATTTAGTCACTTTAACGATGCCTCCCCAGTCACAAAAATTAGTATCCGTTGATTTTCTTTATCCTCCTGATGCTACTCCTCCACAAATTTTGACAGTTACTACTGAATAA
- a CDS encoding NAD-dependent succinate-semialdehyde dehydrogenase, with the protein MSIATINPFNGETLQTFTPLTGKEIEQKLALAVSAFEDYRLTSLEFRGEKLFKAAEILESNTEKYAQLMTIEMGKPIKQGIAEINKCASVCRYYGENGAKFLTPKYIDTDASKSYVIYQPLGAILAVMPWNFPFWQVFRFLSPNLMAGNVGLLKHASNVPQCALAIESILLSAGFPEGVFQTLLIQSSQVESVLRDSRVKAVTLTGSELAGKNVASIAGDKLKKSVLELGGSDPFIVLDDANIEEAAEVAVMARILNNGQTCIAAKRFILHNAIADKFQELLLEKYQNLKMGNPLDNTIDIGPLATPTICQEIANQVKKTIEMGAKSLIGGKILNGKGNFYPPTILTDIPVNSPGMSEEFFGPVALLFRVSNLKEAIELANKTLFGLGASIWTNSEENIKIAVRDIESGALFINGLVKSDPRLPFGGIKQSGYGRELSIEGIQEFVNIKTVWQK; encoded by the coding sequence ATGTCTATCGCCACTATCAACCCATTTAACGGGGAAACTTTACAAACTTTTACACCTTTAACCGGCAAAGAAATTGAGCAAAAATTAGCTTTAGCTGTCTCTGCTTTTGAAGATTATCGTCTCACATCCTTAGAATTTCGTGGAGAAAAATTATTTAAAGCGGCTGAAATTTTGGAAAGCAACACAGAAAAATACGCACAATTAATGACGATAGAAATGGGAAAACCCATCAAACAAGGTATAGCAGAAATTAATAAATGTGCTTCTGTTTGCCGATATTATGGAGAAAATGGGGCAAAATTTTTAACTCCTAAATATATTGATACTGATGCTAGTAAAAGTTATGTTATCTATCAACCATTAGGTGCAATTTTAGCGGTGATGCCCTGGAATTTTCCTTTTTGGCAAGTATTTCGTTTTCTATCTCCTAATTTAATGGCTGGAAATGTAGGATTACTTAAACATGCTTCTAATGTGCCTCAATGTGCTTTAGCTATTGAATCTATTCTATTATCTGCTGGTTTTCCTGAAGGGGTTTTTCAAACTTTACTCATCCAATCTTCTCAGGTGGAATCGGTTTTAAGAGATAGTCGAGTCAAAGCAGTTACCCTTACTGGTAGTGAATTAGCAGGGAAAAATGTTGCTTCTATCGCCGGGGATAAATTGAAGAAATCCGTGTTAGAATTAGGCGGCAGTGATCCTTTTATCGTTTTGGATGATGCCAATATAGAGGAAGCCGCAGAAGTGGCAGTTATGGCTAGAATCTTAAATAATGGACAAACTTGTATTGCCGCTAAAAGATTTATCTTGCATAATGCGATCGCTGATAAGTTTCAAGAATTATTATTAGAAAAATATCAAAATCTCAAAATGGGAAATCCCTTAGATAATACCATAGATATAGGTCCTTTAGCAACTCCTACTATTTGTCAAGAAATTGCGAATCAAGTCAAAAAAACCATTGAAATGGGTGCAAAATCATTAATTGGTGGGAAAATCTTAAATGGGAAAGGTAACTTTTATCCGCCGACAATTTTGACGGATATTCCTGTAAACTCTCCCGGGATGAGTGAAGAATTTTTTGGTCCTGTGGCGTTATTATTTAGAGTAAGTAATCTTAAAGAAGCAATAGAATTAGCTAATAAAACTTTATTTGGTTTAGGTGCATCAATTTGGACAAATAGCGAAGAAAATATTAAAATAGCTGTCAGAGATATAGAATCAGGAGCATTGTTTATTAATGGTTTAGTAAAATCTGATCCTCGTTTACCATTTGGAGGAATAAAACAATCAGGATATGGCAGAGAATTAAGCATAGAGGGAATACAAGAATTTGTCAATATTAAAACCGTTTGGCAAAAATAA
- a CDS encoding NADPH-dependent FMN reductase — protein MRISIIVASNNHNLALAHQLSKIALQIGQSTQIIDLVEEDLPLYTPKLQAEYGIPSKVKQLADTLINTEAMIFIAPEYNGSIPPTLNNFLAWLSVSGDDWRGCFNGKPAIIATYSGGGGQYVLLAMRTQLSYIGMNVIGRQILTNKNKPLNEDSAKEVIKQLINFC, from the coding sequence ATGAGAATATCAATCATTGTCGCTAGTAATAATCATAATCTGGCATTAGCACACCAACTTAGCAAAATTGCACTACAGATAGGGCAATCAACCCAAATTATTGATTTAGTAGAAGAAGATTTGCCTCTTTATACTCCTAAACTTCAAGCTGAATATGGTATTCCTTCTAAAGTAAAACAATTAGCTGACACTTTAATTAATACCGAAGCTATGATTTTTATCGCTCCTGAATATAACGGTAGCATTCCTCCTACTTTAAATAATTTCCTCGCTTGGTTAAGCGTCAGTGGTGATGATTGGCGAGGTTGTTTTAATGGAAAACCAGCAATTATAGCTACCTATAGTGGTGGTGGTGGACAATATGTTTTATTAGCGATGAGAACTCAATTGTCATATATTGGAATGAACGTTATTGGAAGACAAATTCTGACTAACAAGAATAAACCTTTAAATGAAGATTCTGCCAAAGAAGTTATAAAACAATTGATTAATTTTTGTTGA
- a CDS encoding nucleoside triphosphate pyrophosphohydrolase, which yields MNEYQKLIRDKIPQIINSTNKKCQVKRLSNSEYKQALKYKLIEESKEVFFANPDDLSEEIADIYEVIETLIKTYKLNKKDILKKQKEKQKLKGKFNKKYLLLSIDSLETKTQSLTILEQNILKQGRFFLEEEVLLTANIIDRDSNILKETFLKMNQANASFFQLKLSSNYGGVEISNLGFYSWQIMITKYSGALSFLQAQHQSAISMLNKSTNKIIKEKYLQKIILNNQFCGVGFSHLRRQGKPLLIANPTEKGYELTGVVPWITGYNIFAYFIIGAVLPDGRELYGVVPFQNYDNLTFSVPMKLSAMNSTNTVTATLNHWFLSSEDVVMINPHQSIHQKDQENILHHGFFALGCSFAGLRVIKNNYQKINLSNIKESYLKLKTETENLQQKMLDVVISPHDNFEEKLNLRIQAISLAYRCAIAAIVSSKGESNQEYHDANRIYREALVYSVSGQTTSVLNRSLETLMI from the coding sequence ATGAATGAATATCAAAAATTAATTAGAGATAAAATTCCTCAGATTATTAACTCAACGAATAAAAAATGTCAAGTAAAAAGATTGTCTAATTCTGAATATAAACAGGCTTTAAAATATAAATTGATAGAAGAATCAAAAGAAGTCTTTTTTGCCAATCCAGATGATTTATCAGAAGAAATTGCAGATATTTACGAAGTAATAGAGACTTTAATTAAAACCTATAAATTAAATAAAAAAGATATTCTCAAAAAACAAAAAGAGAAACAAAAGTTAAAAGGAAAATTTAACAAAAAATATTTATTATTATCAATAGATTCTTTAGAAACTAAGACTCAAAGTTTAACCATCTTAGAGCAAAATATTTTAAAACAAGGGAGATTTTTTTTAGAAGAAGAAGTATTATTAACAGCGAATATTATAGATAGAGATAGTAATATTCTTAAAGAAACTTTTTTGAAAATGAATCAAGCTAATGCTTCTTTTTTTCAACTAAAATTATCATCAAATTATGGTGGTGTTGAAATTAGTAATTTAGGCTTTTATTCATGGCAAATAATGATAACAAAGTATTCTGGAGCATTATCATTTTTACAAGCTCAACATCAAAGTGCAATCTCAATGTTAAATAAAAGTACAAATAAAATTATAAAAGAAAAATATTTACAAAAAATAATCCTTAACAATCAATTTTGTGGTGTCGGTTTTTCTCATTTAAGAAGACAAGGAAAACCATTATTAATAGCAAATCCTACCGAAAAAGGTTATGAATTAACAGGAGTAGTACCTTGGATTACGGGATACAATATCTTTGCTTATTTTATTATTGGTGCAGTTTTACCCGATGGACGAGAATTATATGGTGTTGTACCTTTTCAAAATTATGATAACTTAACTTTTAGCGTTCCGATGAAACTTAGTGCGATGAATAGTACGAATACTGTTACAGCTACACTCAATCATTGGTTTTTATCCTCCGAAGATGTTGTTATGATTAATCCTCATCAATCTATTCATCAAAAAGATCAAGAAAATATTTTACATCATGGGTTTTTTGCTTTAGGATGTAGTTTTGCTGGATTAAGAGTTATCAAAAATAATTATCAAAAAATTAATTTATCAAATATTAAAGAAAGTTATTTAAAATTAAAGACCGAGACAGAGAATTTACAACAAAAAATGTTAGATGTCGTTATTTCACCCCATGATAACTTTGAAGAAAAATTGAATTTAAGAATACAAGCTATTAGCTTAGCTTATCGTTGTGCCATCGCTGCTATTGTTAGTTCTAAAGGTGAAAGTAATCAAGAATATCATGATGCTAATAGAATTTATCGTGAAGCTTTAGTTTATAGTGTTTCTGGGCAAACAACCTCTGTTTTAAATCGTTCTTTAGAAACCTTAATGATATAA
- a CDS encoding serine/threonine phosphatase has translation MSIDNNLTPQVYQCIISCAVSQLPHIPFVFSEKDSPHRYSLTSPLSDNTLSPFLIVGDRQFFSLEIKDSNPTQRGILDENLDLVESFDRENLKSVGVPDLAFTYLTLTEYNPTIPELFDGWEDSEHNQELVIISNYQNYQTLEDYLKITHLEVGQVLEYLQKTSKLWKSFTKIDCCQTLLKLNNLKVAQDGTLIIEKIYLDNPHDPPLLRELVQTWAYLLEDLKGDYQSIIADLMIKIESGDIDDIKQLRSEIQVIIQEIEIESILEQQAKEEGEEVIFIPGEEELNALAGQFDYEESEDQEATQINNSDGDDQPTIVLPMRLLSLANVGLSDIGRKRGHNEDCFAIDTYIRKKESPQGIYYEGKGLFIVCDGMGGHAAGEVASAMAVKNIYRYFQDHWTDELPETEIIREGILQANQAIYSANMDKGQTGSGRMGTTLLLTLVQDTKVVIAHVGDSRIYRVTRKWGLEQLTTDHSVAQSEIKQGVESDIAFARPDAYQLTQALGPRDDAFVHPDIKYLDIKEDTLLLMCSDGLSDNDLLENHWETALLPLISSKANIEEGISQIIDLGNQFNGHDNITCILIRIKVQPNLEHQNPIF, from the coding sequence ATGTCAATAGATAATAATTTAACACCACAAGTTTATCAATGTATTATTAGTTGTGCCGTTTCTCAATTACCTCATATTCCTTTTGTATTCTCAGAAAAAGATTCTCCTCATCGATATTCATTAACCAGTCCTCTTTCTGACAATACTTTATCCCCATTTCTTATTGTGGGCGATCGCCAATTTTTTTCTTTAGAAATTAAAGATAGTAACCCAACCCAAAGGGGAATTTTAGATGAAAATTTAGATTTAGTGGAAAGTTTTGATCGTGAAAATTTAAAATCAGTTGGTGTACCAGATTTAGCCTTCACTTATCTAACACTAACTGAGTATAATCCTACCATCCCAGAATTATTTGACGGCTGGGAAGACTCAGAACATAATCAAGAATTAGTGATTATTAGTAATTATCAAAACTATCAAACATTAGAAGATTATCTGAAAATAACCCACCTTGAAGTAGGACAAGTTTTAGAATATTTACAAAAAACCTCAAAACTATGGAAAAGTTTTACTAAAATTGATTGTTGCCAAACTTTATTAAAATTAAATAACTTAAAAGTAGCTCAAGACGGTACGCTAATTATCGAGAAAATTTATTTAGATAATCCTCATGATCCACCTTTGTTAAGAGAATTAGTACAAACATGGGCTTATTTATTGGAAGATTTAAAAGGAGATTATCAATCTATTATTGCTGATTTAATGATTAAAATTGAATCTGGAGATATTGATGATATTAAACAATTACGCTCAGAGATACAAGTCATTATTCAAGAAATTGAAATTGAATCAATTTTAGAACAACAAGCAAAAGAAGAAGGAGAAGAAGTCATTTTTATTCCGGGAGAAGAAGAATTAAACGCCTTAGCAGGTCAATTTGACTACGAAGAATCAGAAGATCAAGAAGCTACTCAGATTAATAATTCTGATGGAGATGATCAACCTACCATTGTCCTTCCAATGAGGCTTTTAAGTCTTGCAAATGTTGGTTTAAGTGATATTGGAAGAAAAAGAGGACATAATGAAGATTGTTTTGCCATTGACACCTACATTAGAAAAAAAGAAAGTCCTCAAGGCATTTATTATGAAGGTAAAGGCTTGTTTATTGTGTGTGATGGTATGGGGGGTCATGCGGCGGGAGAAGTAGCCAGTGCCATGGCTGTAAAAAATATTTATCGTTATTTTCAAGATCATTGGACTGATGAACTTCCAGAAACCGAAATTATTAGAGAAGGTATCCTTCAGGCAAATCAAGCGATTTACTCCGCTAATATGGATAAAGGGCAAACAGGCTCAGGTAGAATGGGAACAACATTACTATTAACTCTTGTACAAGATACAAAAGTTGTCATCGCCCATGTCGGAGACAGTCGAATTTATCGAGTTACCCGAAAATGGGGATTAGAACAACTAACAACGGATCATTCTGTGGCACAATCAGAAATTAAGCAAGGTGTAGAATCAGATATTGCGTTTGCTAGACCTGACGCATATCAATTAACTCAAGCATTAGGTCCACGAGATGATGCTTTTGTTCATCCTGATATTAAATATTTAGATATTAAAGAAGATACCTTGTTACTAATGTGTTCTGATGGTTTATCTGATAATGATTTGTTAGAAAATCACTGGGAAACCGCTCTTTTACCTTTAATTAGTTCTAAAGCCAATATTGAAGAAGGAATTAGTCAAATTATCGATCTGGGCAACCAATTCAACGGTCATGATAACATTACCTGTATTTTAATTCGCATTAAAGTACAGCCTAACTTAGAACATCAAAACCCAATTTTCTAA
- the rimI gene encoding ribosomal protein S18-alanine N-acetyltransferase, translated as MILEKINIKTLTEKELTQVLELDELCFGGLWSLDGYKREIESPNSFLLILTVNIDENEKVIGLSCFWSILEEAHITILAIHPDFQGQGLSKLLLGKLLEEAGNKNLERATLEVGENNHKALNLYRKFGFKEAGRRKKYYKKTGEDALILWKKI; from the coding sequence ATGATTTTAGAAAAAATAAATATTAAAACTCTGACAGAAAAAGAACTAACTCAAGTATTAGAATTGGATGAACTTTGTTTTGGAGGTTTATGGAGTTTAGATGGTTATAAACGAGAAATTGAAAGCCCTAATAGTTTTTTATTAATTCTTACCGTCAATATCGATGAAAATGAAAAAGTAATTGGTTTAAGTTGTTTTTGGTCAATTCTTGAAGAAGCACATATAACTATTCTGGCGATACATCCTGATTTTCAAGGGCAAGGCTTAAGTAAATTATTATTAGGTAAATTATTAGAAGAAGCGGGAAATAAAAACTTAGAAAGAGCTACTTTAGAAGTAGGAGAAAATAATCATAAAGCCTTAAATTTATATCGAAAATTTGGATTTAAAGAAGCAGGAAGACGTAAAAAATATTATAAAAAAACAGGAGAGGATGCTTTAATTTTGTGGAAAAAAATTTAG
- a CDS encoding transglycosylase SLT domain-containing protein — protein MKIKNIKNLIPLSTLFILIIGLVGATLLTPKLIKMLDEVTISPFQEKPEYRLDAPSEVLPLADIYPKERQTALEAIANQEKPSLDRSRARFLLASDILRGDFDGAKALNYLKNLDKEYPILAPYILLREGRAYELTNDTKKAQEIWQQLITEFPEELVTAEAYYKLGNYDPQYWQKAIQKFPQYPRTHEITRKLLEKNPKQKDLLLLLATYDLSPQTKPILDRLVKEFSKELKPIEWDIIANNYWQNGNYLQAAQAYQKGTSTPENLYRIARGYQVSNKKTEAKSFYLKLVNQFPDAPDTGLALRRLATMTQGDEAISYLNKVDKKFPQEASKALNQKATILTLLGRFSEATQTRDQLLQQYPNSNEAADSRWQIAQEFAKNNNLVSAWQWAQQISVDNPDSDVAPKAAFWVGKWAEKLGQKQEAQKAFQFVLERYPHSYYAWRSAVRLGKDVGDFTTIRNLPLKVETPQTRPIPPTGSNMFKELFLLGENQEAIDLFRGEVGNKPTITVSEQFIQGLIKQIQGENLQGINTIWDLKNRRDNPEDYREWQILRNSPEYWHGLFPFHYEDLIVKWSTERKLNPFLVVSLIRQESRFEKEIKSPVGATGLMQIMPETGEWIAPQINVKKYSLTDPNDNIQMGTWYLNHTHETYNGNSLLAVASYNAGPGNVANWLQRYSLNDFDEFVENIPFPETKGYIESVFGNYWNYVELYQPQIEDKKQP, from the coding sequence ATGAAAATTAAAAACATTAAGAATCTCATTCCTCTATCAACTCTTTTTATTCTAATTATTGGACTTGTCGGTGCAACATTATTAACTCCAAAGTTAATTAAAATGCTAGATGAAGTTACAATTTCTCCTTTTCAAGAAAAGCCAGAATATAGACTTGATGCACCTTCTGAGGTTTTACCCTTAGCTGATATTTACCCTAAAGAACGACAAACTGCTTTAGAGGCGATCGCCAATCAAGAGAAACCGTCCTTAGACAGAAGTAGAGCAAGATTTTTATTAGCATCAGATATATTAAGAGGTGATTTTGACGGTGCAAAAGCCTTAAATTATCTCAAAAATTTAGATAAAGAATATCCTATATTAGCACCTTATATTTTATTAAGAGAAGGACGTGCTTATGAGCTAACAAATGACACCAAAAAAGCCCAAGAAATTTGGCAACAATTAATCACAGAATTTCCAGAAGAATTAGTAACAGCAGAAGCTTATTATAAACTAGGTAATTATGATCCACAATACTGGCAAAAAGCTATACAAAAATTTCCTCAATACCCCCGAACTCATGAAATTACACGTAAATTATTAGAAAAAAATCCTAAACAAAAAGATTTATTATTATTGTTAGCAACCTATGATTTATCACCTCAAACTAAACCCATTTTAGATCGATTAGTGAAAGAATTTAGTAAAGAATTAAAGCCTATTGAATGGGATATTATTGCTAATAATTACTGGCAAAATGGCAATTATTTACAAGCCGCTCAAGCCTATCAAAAAGGTACATCTACTCCCGAAAATTTGTATCGTATTGCCAGAGGTTATCAGGTATCTAACAAAAAAACCGAAGCAAAAAGTTTTTATCTGAAATTAGTTAATCAATTTCCCGATGCACCTGATACGGGTTTAGCCTTAAGACGATTAGCGACTATGACTCAAGGAGATGAAGCTATATCTTATCTTAATAAAGTTGATAAAAAATTTCCCCAAGAAGCATCAAAAGCCTTAAATCAAAAAGCAACCATTTTAACTCTTTTGGGTAGATTTTCCGAAGCAACTCAAACTAGAGATCAATTATTACAACAATATCCCAATTCTAACGAAGCGGCGGATTCTCGTTGGCAAATAGCTCAAGAATTCGCAAAAAATAATAACCTTGTATCTGCTTGGCAATGGGCACAACAAATTAGTGTTGATAATCCTGATAGTGATGTTGCACCAAAAGCCGCTTTTTGGGTAGGTAAATGGGCAGAAAAATTAGGGCAAAAACAGGAGGCTCAAAAGGCTTTTCAATTTGTATTAGAAAGATACCCTCACTCATATTATGCTTGGAGATCGGCTGTAAGACTGGGGAAAGATGTGGGTGATTTTACTACTATTCGGAATTTACCATTAAAAGTAGAAACTCCTCAAACTAGACCCATTCCTCCTACAGGTTCTAATATGTTTAAAGAGTTATTTTTGTTAGGAGAAAATCAAGAAGCTATTGATTTATTTAGAGGGGAAGTAGGTAATAAACCAACTATTACGGTATCAGAACAATTTATTCAAGGATTAATAAAGCAAATTCAAGGAGAAAATTTACAAGGAATTAATACTATTTGGGATTTAAAAAATCGTCGAGACAATCCTGAAGATTATCGAGAATGGCAAATATTAAGAAATAGTCCAGAATATTGGCATGGCTTATTTCCCTTTCACTATGAGGATTTAATCGTAAAATGGTCAACAGAAAGAAAGCTAAATCCATTTTTAGTAGTGTCTCTTATTCGCCAAGAATCACGATTTGAGAAAGAAATTAAATCCCCTGTTGGTGCGACAGGTTTAATGCAGATTATGCCGGAGACTGGAGAATGGATTGCACCACAAATCAACGTCAAAAAATACTCTCTAACTGATCCTAATGATAATATTCAGATGGGAACGTGGTATTTGAATCATACTCATGAAACTTATAATGGTAATTCCTTACTAGCAGTTGCCAGTTATAATGCAGGACCTGGAAATGTTGCCAACTGGTTACAACGCTATAGTTTAAATGATTTTGATGAGTTTGTCGAAAATATTCCTTTTCCAGAAACTAAAGGTTATATTGAGTCAGTTTTTGGTAATTACTGGAATTATGTTGAATTATACCAACCTCAAATAGAAGATAAAAAACAACCTTAA